Part of the Quercus lobata isolate SW786 chromosome 6, ValleyOak3.0 Primary Assembly, whole genome shotgun sequence genome, CATTGTTGACAATTGAAAGATCCTTTTAGAGAAAAGTTGAGTCAGGATAGATGGTGAAAGTTggataaacaaaaaattgacaGAAGTCTCATAGGACAATGTCAATATAGGAAAATATAAAGGGTATTACACATGATACATGCAGGTCTGATCCGCATATATGATCCTGTACAAATATTTAGTTAAAACGTAATGTTTTGATACATTTAGTATGTCGTTTTGAACAATGCCTTGATATATTACAAGTTGAGAGAGAGCATCTCCAAGCCTAATATGTGCCGTCAAATACATCAATAATGGTTAATTAAACAATGTAAAAATACATTAGTCTAATCTCTTTATTATCCCAATATTCTGATCAGATTTGTACCTTTCATAAGTTAAAAAGATTAAAGGGAAATTACACCAACCTCCCTTGAGGAATAAGAAAATGAGAGTGATCCCTAATTTAGTTTTGCACAAATATCTCCCTAAACCCCCTTCCTTTTGAAGGCTGGGGAATCCATTTCCTTCttgtattaaatattaaaaatgattgATTTGTAGTTCAAGAGGAATTTCATTTCTGCAAAACTTTGGGGTCATTGTCATTTCTAACCTCAAGAGAAGTGAGTATAATTTTTCAAAGATTAGATTATTTACTAGAATAATCAATTCTAACTAAATTTACTCACGTTTGATTTACTAAACAAGAACTATTAAATAGTATATATTCTAACAAACTTAACCTATGAAAATTTATCTGAGCTTGCCCACGCTTAGTTAAGAAAATAACATACAAACCCCCCCtccaaaaagttgaaaatttatcTAACTCTTAACAAATTGCTTACACagtacaacaacaacaacaaaaacaaaacacccCACTATAGCAGTGGCGGAGCCAAGAATTTTGAGTTGGGAGGGGGGGCCGAACTATATATTATGTCAagataaactcaaataaaaaatagacgCACCCCTAAAAAAtccacataatatatatatatatatatatgtgtgtgtgtgtgtgtgtgtgtgtgaaaatataaaatatataaattgtttgCAAAACTTCATCCATGTTTGACAAATCAATATCGCAATGTTATAATTGAAGTATCATAtaagcttttttatttcttgataaaatcttgagaataggaaattttaaccaaattgcatatattatcaatgttgaatgatttgattcatttgaacgtattaattgaaattgaaattgagctAAAAATTAGGGATTCCATACTTCTACTATTTACTCACAAAACTTACTACCAAACTATTTTATTCTATTGCAATTATATATCAACTCTAAACTCTctctttttaggaaaaattactaaattatttgaTCAATGCTTTCTTTTGGGGCAGgcaacttctatttttttcatataacctttaaatatttataaaatatacttaaaattgttaaaaaaaaattaaaaatcataccTTCTTTGACAATTTGGGCCTTCTCTTCAAGGACGTCGTTTTCATCAATCACAAAATGATTTCAACAATAGTTATTAGTCACCTAGGTAATCTTGAATATCCAGGCTTGTCACACCAattcttttaaataacaaataagCCCCTGGTAtagacaacaaaaattgaatagtTAGACTTTGTTAGAGTGAAATGTAAGATCCATGGGTATGAGTGCATTAGTTCTATTATATAAGGAATTATCACAGTActattttgagaaaatactaGTACCAAGCTTGAAACAAACAAGTAGTAGAAGTGGATGAGAAATTACAGATGTCACCTACTAATATAAGGCAAACTGAAAATACAGTACCAACTAGCCCAAACAACAATATTGTGGtgaaattcttgaaatttttgctttttcttgGCCTGAAAACAGGAAGCAAATGAAGAACCCATATCAGTATCAGTATGATGCAAGATTCAGTACATAATTCAGTCAGATGACATTACATTTTCATAGAAATAGCATATAAGAAGAATCAAAATTAAGCAGGTAATGAATCTCACAAATATCAAGACTGATAAATCTAAATTCAATACGATTCAATTATTTGTTCATAATTCATATCATCATGTAACACCTTTCTTGCTGCATTAGTTTAGCTAGCTTGGAATCAACATTGAAACTGGTATTGGAGGGTTTACATTCAACTCAACATTGGATACTGTTTGATCTCTACTAAATTTATACAGAGAGAGActgagaagagagaagagacaACGGTGCCTTcaagagagagtgagaagagtgtgaaagagagagagagagaaacatatTAGTtcatttggaactcaagtctctTCCATGGAGAAAaacatcaattgatttttatttttattattattattattttttttaagttctcagtggaactcaagtttcggagacttgagttccaaaggATACTACTTAACTACTATGTTTCATTTTCGGCCACACTAATATGTTTGCAAAATCAACACAATtggcacccaaaaaaaaaaaaaaaacacaaaaaaaaaaaacccaaaaacaacttctttaaaaataaaaaaatcacacgGAACAAATTTCTGTAGGACTTGAGTATACTAATGTCGAGTTCCACCTTAGGCTAGGCTTTTCATATGTCACTGAGTTGTTTATATAGTTTGACTTTGGCTAAAAAGGAATATATTCccttttatttaataagtaagTTCAAACCTAATAGTTTAGGCTCAATTATCAAACTATATGAACTTAATCATAATTGTATGGGTTGTGAGTACAAGACtctaaatgtgtgtgtgtgaactTGAGTTTAGCTTctgtaaatttgtaaataagtttgtaagaaatcaaattaatttggtATTCTACAAGGTAACGCTATTAAGGCGTGTGTAACTCCTACTTTCCTAAGTAACTCCTATTTTAATGGACaagtaaaaattaattgtgCAAGAAAACATGTCGAGAAACAccttaggaaaattttaattgtgaggtaaatataacaaataaatacatCAATTGAGCCAAAAGTTTATGTCTAGCTATGGGTTTGGTTTGGGGTTAAttgtgttatattaaccactcaccCGTGTTAGAATCTAATTTCCTCTCTCAaagtgtgtttgtttttttaaaaaaataaataaataaaaaatcactcGCACTTATCATTaccctttttattattatctaacgTGGGCATTACTAACCTTACCACTAACACATCAGTACTTCAATAAAAAGTGTTGCCTGTCTTTTTTATTGCTGCAGGCATAGTTGtgcttttattttgattgtatAGAAACAACCTGTCCAAATCTTATTCATATTGGATGACAAAAATGCTTGACAACTTCCAAATAGTTTCAGAGCCTGAGGATGCCTGGACTTCTCACACAGTTTTGCAAATACCTAAAAAGCTATCAACCCGACTGAATGTAAGGTAAGATTATAATTCGTTTGCACACAAACAACAAATTAAGTTTTAGCATTAATATCATACTGTACTTCTATTGGTAGTAACTAATTACAGCAATTGCCTTTTTCAtcaacaaaacaccaaacagGACCATATGGAGACTCGAGTCATTTACTTCACAACAAAATATGTTCACTTATGTTTGTCCCACGGATATGGTAATTTCATGCCATTTCCTAGTGAATTATACATGGATCATTTTCTAGGTCTCATTGTCCAAAAGTAAACAGAACCTACAAGTGACGTGATTACTGATTACAACTGCTCGACTTCCTTGCCTATTAGCCTTTGCATCATGGAACACTAGGAAGCATGGCTTTCAACCAGGTCAACCTCTTCTCACTTTTTGTCGATATGAATGTTTTTCTCCAGGTTGGGTGCTGAAACAAATAACAAGCAACACTATAAGTACTGCAATCAACATCTTGCATACCATTTAGTACAGCAACACAATGACTTTCAGAATATGGGTCATTAGTTTGAGGTGTTGCAGTTCCATTTGATTTCAAGACAGAATTAATCTCCCTTGAATTCTCAGTTCCCTTGTGATATTTCTTGTTGGGTCCTGAACCCAAAAGCTGTGGTGACTGGCGCTTGTTGCATCCATGTAAAACGATGTCATCAACATTCTCCCTTGAGCGTGCAAGATAGTTTCTTCCAGACCTATCTCCACCAATTACAATGGCTTGCTTTCCAGTGACCATTggctttgtaaatattttgCATAGCTCTTCATAAATAGGACACCCCCATTTCCTGTATGGCGCAATCTCAGGATGCACCTATAAGTTTCACAAGTTGAAATTTTGGAATACAGTTAAAATTAGATGTAAAAGAATGTGTGCATGTGtcaagagagggagagagagagaagaaaatatgtACCTGAACATATTCTTTCCACACAAGATCATCAACATCCATCATCTTCCTACGATAATTCCTACCAAAGTTGCCATGGTTATACAAAGGTTTTACAATGGAATATCGTTTTCTTAAAACAGCTAGGCGTTTTTTCAATTCCATCTTATCGTAATTTAGACCTGTTCGATGATTAAATTCTTTGCATACATGGTCCCATGCCTCCTCATTAAAGTCACTGACACACACGTCTGGATGGTAGTTCATTTCTTCAATCAGCAATTCTACGAATATCTTCTCCAGGTGTGGTGCCCAGTTTGGACTGAACCAAACATCCTCTGATTGCTCTTGATTTGTCTGATTATCAATCTAGAATATGAAAGATTTTGCCCACATTTAGGTACAAAAAAGACTAACTTTCTACTAAATTCCATCTTTGATATTTCATAACCAGCATTGTAATTAAACTGACCAGCAAAAGGATGATACAAATACAATCCCTTAATTCTTGCATATGCAACTCAAACGTGTGCTATTGACAAATTGTATTACATTATGAAGTAAAATTTGAATGCAAGATACCATTTTGGTTAACAGAGTAAAGATGGACACTTTTTGAACATTTCTTTTACCTGTAAGCCTACCATAAGGCACCATCACTAGAAATGTTCATATTCACTGATGTCATGTATGATATATGCAGAACCATAATACATCTGACACAGAACCCGTCACAAAACCAATAATGAAATGTACTGCCAAATACTAATATCAGAGTCAAACAAAAGGGAACCACTTTTTTGCAATAATCCAagcaacaaaatcaacaaaagtgatcaataaaaaaaaatgacaaaaagcaATTGAATTTACCCCTGTTTTGAGGTCCTTCCCCTGGAACTTGAAAAGAGAGCTAAGCCCATCAACCTTGTCCTCCAATCTCTGAATTTGGCAACGCAAGTCTTGGGGATCTTTCTCATTCTTGGCGAGAACGGAATTGTTGGAGTCCTCGACTGACTGAAAGTAGAGGCGACTGACATTTTTTGCTGAACATTTTTGCATGCACACAGGGCAACTATATCTCCTCCTTCGCAAGCAGTGCTTGAACCAATGTTGTAAACTATGGATTCAAGCGCGCACACAccaaaataagtgaaaaaacaTCAATTCCATATTctgacttttcatttttcaactCATGCATTTATAGACATAATAtgatacatacataaatattatattcaatgagagagagagagagagagtgaccaTGGCTCGTGGAAGACATGACCGCAGACGGAGATGGCTTGGAGATCTTGGGCAAGGGGCTTGAGATCTTCGAAGCAAATCGAGCAAATGGTCTTGACAATGCTCTTGCCACCCACCAtatctctctcatttttggtGACCATATTTCTCTCTGTGCTCtgcgtaattttttttttttttcacagccTTCTGTGACTTCTGtctcatatatatttattttactcggtggggggtggggggtggggaATGGAGCGAACAGTTGAAGTGGTAGCGGGAACGAAGTGGGAAAATCCAACAATTTTACCCTTTTTGGCTCGAAAATCCAACAATTTTACCCTTTTTGGCTCCAAAATCCAAGGATGTGCAGTAAATCacgttattattattttatttacactTATTTTCATTTCCTCCAAAAACAATGATTTATTTATAGAGAAAATCTTAGAATAAGCTATATGGGTAGAAAGTTAGAACACTTTTGACATTTCATGGTTGGCTGAATCaccttaattaattaaataataataataaataaccaTATTAAAATCAACATACATCAtcttcttaaaataaaacataaaacattcatcatcttcttaaaataaaaaaaaacatacatcatgcaATGTGTCCTTCTCCCAAGTACGGTTTGGTTTGCATCTTCACAAGATTTTCCATCTTTTGCACTTTTTCTGTCCTCTCAACCAAACATAGCTTAaagttaatataatattattacttattcatttttttactatgtaatttttttatgaataaaatcatgtcattattcataattttttttttttcatcaattttttttttattttataaataatgaCATGATTTTATTTATGGCTGTAAATATGACGAGTCGagtattaaaagttcaaatttgttcatttatttatttatttattttcaaatatgaaCCGAGTTTGAGCTCATCACTAATCAagattttatattcaaatttgatttattttcttatcgAGCAAGCTCGAGcttatttatgagttatttgattaact contains:
- the LOC115993730 gene encoding uncharacterized protein LOC115993730, yielding MVGGKSIVKTICSICFEDLKPLAQDLQAISVCGHVFHEPCLQHWFKHCLRRRRYSCPVCMQKCSAKNVSRLYFQSVEDSNNSVLAKNEKDPQDLRCQIQRLEDKVDGLSSLFKFQGKDLKTGIDNQTNQEQSEDVWFSPNWAPHLEKIFVELLIEEMNYHPDVCVSDFNEEAWDHVCKEFNHRTGLNYDKMELKKRLAVLRKRYSIVKPLYNHGNFGRNYRRKMMDVDDLVWKEYVQVHPEIAPYRKWGCPIYEELCKIFTKPMVTGKQAIVIGGDRSGRNYLARSRENVDDIVLHGCNKRQSPQLLGSGPNKKYHKGTENSREINSVLKSNGTATPQTNDPYSESHCVAVLNGMQDVDCSTYSVACYLFQHPTWRKTFISTKSEKRLTWLKAMLPSVP